From Danio rerio strain Tuebingen ecotype United States chromosome 7, GRCz12tu, whole genome shotgun sequence, the proteins below share one genomic window:
- the nitr3a gene encoding novel immune-type receptor 3a isoform X1 has protein sequence MIRQLIQLMFYTADALPAATQCCKMSLQSSFTFFFLIFAYGTCEEDFIHQQPLVVAELGSRVTLPCFHSDDYVTTVSWTKHSAGKKPLLIAYSDFNSGRVTYQNAFNNTNRFFITVASGSYNLTIIHLEKEDFATYYCVKDFLNRLMFGEGTILLRKETDRISSTSVIQQPVSDRLHPGDSVTLQCSVSSHICAGHYRVYWFKRSSGYSQPGFIYTHDNRSDQCLESSEKSSFVQSCVYSLSQTELTTSDAGVYYCAVDTCGKIHFGNGTKLTIEASSFWNPVVVILFTISVTSIVANIVLVLQNRRKETTEQLRGQINQIETDDLNYAALHFSKTKPSTSRRSSIKTIQETIYSETTVH, from the exons atgatccgccaacttatccagcttatgttttacacagcggatgcccttccagctgcaaccca GTGCTGCAAAATGAGCTTGCAAAGTTCTTTTACCTTCTTTTTCCTCATATTTGCAT atGGGACctgtgaagaagattttattcatCAGCAGCCACTGGTAGTTGCTGAACTTGGAAGCCGTGTGACTTTACCCTGTTTTCACTCTGATGACTATGTAACTACTGTTTCATGGACTAAACATTCAGCTGGCAAGAAACCTCTTCTTATAGCATATTCAGATTTCAACTCTGGAAGAGTTACATATCAAAATGCCTTCAACAACACTAATCGATTCTTTATCACAGTTGCAAGTGGCTCTTATAATTTAACTATCATTCACTTGGAGAAAGAGGATTTTGCAACTTACTATTGTGTTAAGGATTTCTTGAACAGGTTAATGTTTGGAGAAGGAACGATTCTGCTGCGCAAAG AAACTGACAGAATTAGCAGCACGTCTGTTATCCAGCAGCCTGTGTCTGACAGActtcatccaggagattcagtgACCCTGCAGTGTTCGGTCAGCAGTCACATCTGTGCTGGACATTACAGAGTCTACTGGTTTAAACGCTCATCAGGATATTCTCAACCAGGGTTCATTTACACTCATGATAACCGGAGCGATCAGTGTTTGGAAAGTTCAGAGAAGAGCTCTTTTGTTCAGAGTTGTGTTTATAGTCTCTCTCAGACTGAACTCACTACATCTGATGCTGGAGTTTATTACTGTGCCGTTGACACATGTGGGAAGATACACTTTGGAAATGGAACCAAGTTGACTATTGAAG CTTCCTCCTTTTGGAATCCAGTTGTTGTCATCCTGTTTACAATAAGTGTAACATCCATTGTTGCGAACATAGTTCTGGTGCTTCAGAATCGTAGAAAAG AAACTACAGAACAACTCAGAGGCCAGATAAATCAG ATTGAAACAGATGACTTAAACTATGCTGCCCTGCACTTTTCCAAAACAAAGCCCTCCACCTCGAGAAGATCTTCAATAAAAACCATCCAGGAAACCATTTATTCAGAGACCACAGTACATTAG
- the nitr3a gene encoding novel immune-type receptor 3a isoform X2 encodes MSLQSSFTFFFLIFAYGTCEEDFIHQQPLVVAELGSRVTLPCFHSDDYVTTVSWTKHSAGKKPLLIAYSDFNSGRVTYQNAFNNTNRFFITVASGSYNLTIIHLEKEDFATYYCVKDFLNRLMFGEGTILLRKETDRISSTSVIQQPVSDRLHPGDSVTLQCSVSSHICAGHYRVYWFKRSSGYSQPGFIYTHDNRSDQCLESSEKSSFVQSCVYSLSQTELTTSDAGVYYCAVDTCGKIHFGNGTKLTIEASSFWNPVVVILFTISVTSIVANIVLVLQNRRKETTEQLRGQINQIETDDLNYAALHFSKTKPSTSRRSSIKTIQETIYSETTVH; translated from the exons ATGAGCTTGCAAAGTTCTTTTACCTTCTTTTTCCTCATATTTGCAT atGGGACctgtgaagaagattttattcatCAGCAGCCACTGGTAGTTGCTGAACTTGGAAGCCGTGTGACTTTACCCTGTTTTCACTCTGATGACTATGTAACTACTGTTTCATGGACTAAACATTCAGCTGGCAAGAAACCTCTTCTTATAGCATATTCAGATTTCAACTCTGGAAGAGTTACATATCAAAATGCCTTCAACAACACTAATCGATTCTTTATCACAGTTGCAAGTGGCTCTTATAATTTAACTATCATTCACTTGGAGAAAGAGGATTTTGCAACTTACTATTGTGTTAAGGATTTCTTGAACAGGTTAATGTTTGGAGAAGGAACGATTCTGCTGCGCAAAG AAACTGACAGAATTAGCAGCACGTCTGTTATCCAGCAGCCTGTGTCTGACAGActtcatccaggagattcagtgACCCTGCAGTGTTCGGTCAGCAGTCACATCTGTGCTGGACATTACAGAGTCTACTGGTTTAAACGCTCATCAGGATATTCTCAACCAGGGTTCATTTACACTCATGATAACCGGAGCGATCAGTGTTTGGAAAGTTCAGAGAAGAGCTCTTTTGTTCAGAGTTGTGTTTATAGTCTCTCTCAGACTGAACTCACTACATCTGATGCTGGAGTTTATTACTGTGCCGTTGACACATGTGGGAAGATACACTTTGGAAATGGAACCAAGTTGACTATTGAAG CTTCCTCCTTTTGGAATCCAGTTGTTGTCATCCTGTTTACAATAAGTGTAACATCCATTGTTGCGAACATAGTTCTGGTGCTTCAGAATCGTAGAAAAG AAACTACAGAACAACTCAGAGGCCAGATAAATCAG ATTGAAACAGATGACTTAAACTATGCTGCCCTGCACTTTTCCAAAACAAAGCCCTCCACCTCGAGAAGATCTTCAATAAAAACCATCCAGGAAACCATTTATTCAGAGACCACAGTACATTAG